CAGTTTTCAAAGATCAAGTTCTCGTTGGCGCCGTTTAATGTCTCAGCAGCAACTCTTATACTATATCATGTTCGGCTATTTAATGTCAAGCTCTTTTTTTAACTTCTTTTTCGAGCTCGGCATGTGTATTTCTTGGCCGGACTTAGAATATATCATGTATAGATATTGATTGCAAGCATTATTTTTAAATTCATATTGTTTATTATTACGTTACTTCTTCATCATAATACTTCGCTTCTTTAGAGATCTTTTTCGACAATGCAATGGCCTCTTATAAAAACGTAATAAACACAAAGGAGCCCCAGCCGATAAGCTGAGACCCCTTTTCGATACAAGCTAAGCTTAAGTTCATTTCACGCAGATACTAGGTTACTTCTGCCCTTTTTCTAACAAAGCAAGGATTATGGTAACCGCCTCTGCTCTTGTTGCCTTCTGGTTAGGTGCGAATTGATTCTGTCCTACACCGTTCACAAGACCTGATTTAGCTGCTGCTGCAATATACGGCACGGCCCATGCTGGTACCTCTTTAGCGTCATTGAAGGTTAAGGTCGCTTTTGGATCTACTGTAATCCCTAGCGCCCTAACCACCATAACTGCTAATTCAGTACGAGTAAGCTCCTGCGTAGGACGGAAAGTACCATCATCATAACCGCTAATAATTTGCAGAGAGACAGCCTGTGCCACAAAAGACTTAGCCCATGCTGGAATCTTCGCAGAATCCTTAAAGCTTGATTTGTCACCATTGTCCGGCAATTGCAATGCACGTGCCAGCATAGTGATAAATTCAACCCGATTCACTTTCTGATTAGGACGGAAAGTATCATCCGGATAACCGCTAACGAACCCAGCGGCTAAAGCTTTTTCGATAACTGCTGCTGCCCAGTGACTGCTAGTATCCGTTAAAGATGGTTTAATTACTGGCGATACAGTTGGTGAAGGCGCCGTTGTCGGTGCCGGTGTAGCTGTTGGCGCTACTGTTGGTGTTGGTGATGCTGTCGGTTTTGTTGTTGGTGCTGCTGTTGGTCCTGTTGTTGGCGTCGTCGATGGTGCTGGTGTCGGCGTTGTAGTTGGTTCTGTTGTTGGTTCTATTGTTGGTTCTATTGTTGGTTCTGGTGGGTTAACTACAGACTCCTTAACAATACCGAACTCTTCAAGGACATATGGTTTAGCATCATTAACACGCTGATCAATCTCATAGGATACAGCTGTCAGCTTCCCAGCATCTACAGTAATGCCGACAAAGGTCTGAACTTGACCACGCATTGGACGTGTCGCGTCACTTGGGTCCGCTCCGTATTTAGCTGCTGTATTCTCATTAGCTACTTCGAAGAGATTATAATACGCCTCTCCAAGTTCTGGTTTCATGTTCTTGTAGTAAACCTTTGCTCCCGCTGTAGCAGGGATCAGATAGATCGTTCCGTCTGGATTAACTGTATACTCTACAGTTTGACCATTAAAGCTTTCCTTAATCTTCACTGTGTCCGCTGCAGTTCCGTCAGCCTTGATCGGCTTTGTCCGAGCATAAATATGGTCGTGGCCTTGAAGAACCAAGTCAATACCCAGTTCAGCCATCATTGGAGCAACCTTCGCTCTTTCTCCATTTGCTCCCATAATGTCTTTGTCAGTAGCATGGTTAGAGGTTGTGTATGGACCTTTATGCATAGCTACGATAATCCATTTCGCTCCAGCAGCCTTCGCAGCTTTTACGTCGGCCTTCATCCAATTCAATTGAGCTTCACTGAAGTTAGCGAATTCATCAGAATTCTCATTCGTGTTAAGCACTACAAAGTGCGCATTGCTGTAATCATAGGAATAGTAAGCTCCTGTTTCCGTAGGAGATCCTGCTGCTTCCTTAATATTGTAATGCTCATAAAAAGCATTCGCTTTATCCTCATGATTCCCCGCAACTGGAACGATTGTTGTATTGAGCAGGGTTTCCTGCGAATGACCAAGCAACCAATTCCACTGCGATTCATTTGTTCCGGTATCTACGATATCCCCGTTAATCGCCACAAACTCAGCATTCGGGAAGGTTGTAAGTGCTTTGGCCATTGTTTCTCCGGAAAGAATAGCCTCATCTTCTGTCTTAGCTTGTGTATCCGCCAAATCGATGAAAGTAAATGCACCTGTCTTCGCGGCAGTTTCGAAAGTTCCCACTTCACTCCAAAGACCAAGTGATTTATCACCTACACGGAAGTAGTATTTCGTATCAGCCTTCAAGCCAGAAGCTTCAGCTTTATGAACTAACTCATCTTTAGAATTTCTAGAAACCGCTGAACGTCCTTTAAATTCACTAGACTTAGCAAAGTCTGGAGTATCGCCCGTGTTCTCTACAACTTGAAGATCACTACCTGTAGACTTCGAAGCGGTATACCAAGTGAATCCCTTAGAACTAACCGGGTCACCGTTAAAGGTTACCGTCACTTTTTTGATAGAATCTGTAGAAACGATAGTAGCATCTGAATTTGTTCTGTCACTTACTGCTTTGATTACAAATTGATAGATTTTGTTCGGATCAGTATTTTCCACACTATAACTATAAGAAGTTTGACCTTCCGTAGTAGGAACGCTGACCGCCCAATTTGCTGATAGCAGATCATTTTGCTCATAAATGCGATATCCAGATACTGGCGCACCAGATGTAGGCGCATCCCAAGTTAACGTGATTTTACCGCCATCCGCTACTGCTGCTTTTGCATTTTGCACAGGTTTAACAGTTACGTCAGACTTTTGGATGCTGTACTTATCATATAAATCTGTAGAACCACCAGTTATTGTGGTGTAGGCTTCATATGAAAGCTCATCATTCGTTACAGTCATACCTGTGAACATTTCCTTACCAGGCTGCCCGTATTTAGCTGCAAATGGGAATGCGCCTGAGGCAACGTTGTATTTTTTATTGCCGGCTGCATTTGTAATCAGATATAACGTACCTTTAGGATCAGTAACTACTCCATTTGTGTCCGGAACAATATCCGTCAATGGCTTATTGTTGTACATTTGATAGCTTCTAGCAAAGGTGTGGTCATGCCCACCAATCACCATGTCAATGCCCAGCTCATCAAACACCTTCGTCAAATTTGCTCTGTAATAGAGCACATCTGTATCATTCGTGTGACTGGCAACAGAATAAGGCGATTTATGCAGGAGTACAACCTTCCACTTTTGATCGCTTTTCGCAGCTTCACTGCGTAGCCATTGCACTTGTTTATTGTAAATTTCATTGTTCTCAAGATTTGAGCTAGCACCATAATACTCTGTATTAATAACCATAAAGTGCGCTGAACCGTAGTCAAAAGAATATACAGAGCCATCTGGTTTTGCGCCCGTATTCGAAACATTAGGCAAATTAAAATGAGTCGTATAATTGTTATATGTCTTACTTTCATGATTACCTACCAATGGAACTAACGGAATGTTCGCCAGAATATCCTTTGGCTTGTTGAAGAACCATCCCCATTGCTCCTCAATATCACCGTTATCTACCAAATCACCGGAATTCAGAATGAATTCACTTGTTGGGAATTTCGCCAATCCCTCTTGAAGAGTATGATTCCAAATATCAAAATCTTCTTCAGTTGTTCCTTGAGAATCCGTTGTATATAGGAATTTAAAAGCTTGATTACTGGAGCTTTCTGTTTTAAAGGTTCCTACGTTGCTCCAATTATCAGCTTGTCCATCACCTGCACGGTAAGCATACTCCGTTCCCGGCTGCAAATGATCAGCAATGACCTTATGACTAGTCAATACAACTGATTTTTTAGCTGACTTATCCGCCTTTGTCATATATACACTTGTTGTAACGGATGTACCCTCGTAAGATTGAGCACCTCCGGATGGAAACTGACCATCCACTACTTTAGAGGCTTCTACTACTTCAAGCTTGGTGCCCGTCACACTCTCAGGTGCATACCAGTTAAATCCCATACTAGTCTGAGGATTTCCGTTAAAAGTCAGTGCGATGGAATCAGGCTTACCCACTCCAGGTTGTACTGGCTCCACTGCCGGATAAGCGGTCAGGCTCATAGCCCAATAAAGGTCGGAGCTACTATCACTGGATTGATGAACCTCAGCTGAAAGCTCATTATTTCCATCCTTCAGATTAGTCTTCACTACTTCAGTAAGGTCTACTTTGGTGTATTCGTTCGGATTACTTAGGTTACTTGGACTCTTTGTCTGAAAATTGATGTCACCCGTTGGCATAGCCTCGCGGTAGATTTCTGTACCGTTCAGATACAGTACAACTCCGTCATCAAATGCAAAATTGCCCTCGATTTCACCGGATTTCAGAACCTCTTCCATATTAACCGTTACGTTTGTACGGAAGTAGGAGGTTGGATATTTTTTACTTTTATTAGAACCGTAGCTAATATTTGTGTTCAGAGCACCAAATTGCTTGCTGCTGACTCCGGCTCCACTATCTTTATAACCAAGCGGCGCTTGGCCAGATGCCCATGTTGAATCGTCATATACGGACCGCCATGCCGTCCCTTGATCTGTTCCTTGATCTAAATACTTCCACGTAGAATTCCCTGCCAATATAGTAACAGGCTCTAGCGTTTGTAATTGTAGTAACCCAGCTTCCCCATTGCTGTCTTCAGCATAAGCTGGCATTCCTGTGAATGTAAGCCCCAATACCATAACGAAAGCTAAAGTCACGGATACAGCTTGTTTAAATAACCTGTTCATAATTAGTCTCCCTTACTATTCTTATGAAATGTTCGCATTCATTCATAGTAACTATTAAATATTTTCGCAATGTCTTTATAAACATAGATGTTTGTAAAGTACATCGTGTATGTATTCGTACAAAAGTGGTTACAGTAACGGCAAGGTTGACAATCAAGGAGGATAAACATGGACGATACTCATGCTTTTGTAGAAAAAGTACACGACACCCAAAAGAAAGCCGAAAAGAATAAAGAGCATCACGGTAAAGGAACTCCAAGTCAGAAATTGCCGAATAAACAGCACAGTAAGTAAAAATTAAAAAAGTATGGCACTAAAAAAAGCAGCAAGTCTCTCCAAACATGGGAGACTTGCTGCTTTACTTTTTGAGGCACGAAGATAGGTACTAATGGGGATTTATTTACTCCATTTCACGACATTCACTGCTACTTTTTCTAATTGCGTCTTACTCAGTGTTTTATTTGGGGAACTAATAGTAACAAAACGATCATCCAGTTTATAGGTCAAGAACAACGAATCGCTGGATGGACTATACCATTTGGCTTCGGTTCCATTAGAGAGCTTTACAGTTTCACCTTTGTATTCGTAAGAGTAATCACGAGGAGAAATGTTCACCTTCATTTGCTTAAATATAAAGTTCACCCCATCATCAGAACCAACTACTTTTTGAAATGCGTCTCCACTCACCATTTGAGTCGGTGCATAGGCTGTTTCGAACCCTTGGAAATTGGCGAAGGCTTTAACAATCTCTTCTTTCTGAGTGCTGCTGTACTGCACAGGTGTCAAAGAAACTTTGTCCGTTACCGCATTTCCGGTGCCTAGAAGGACCTGATTGTTCACCGCATCGAAGGTCACGGGTACCTTCATAACATCGGCTACCGCACGTACTGGAAGATAGGTTGTATTGTTATAAGTAATTGGCGCTAATGCGTTCCCTTTATTATCAACTGGCGTATAAGCCGTGCCATTCACCTTAAATCCAATGCTGTGATTGAGGTATGCAGTGATTTTCTGAAGTTTAGTTCCTGCGTATACACCAGCTGATCCTGTAACTACCATCCCAAATACCATTGTTGCTATGACTATTTTTTTATTTTTCACAAGTAAGCCCTCCTTGGAAGTTCAATCATTGTTCTTACTTTAGCTCAAACGAAACAAGAATATGTCTCTAACTTGTCTCTAACTTGTACCCATTTTGTAAAGAAAAAAATCAGGAGTTCAATCGTAAATGTAAAATAAAAACAGCAACCCGCTTATCCTAAAAAGGATCGTACGGATTGCTGTTAGAGTTTAACGTTGATACGGTAATGTAACCTTATACACTTCAGTATATAAAATTTCTCTATAAAGATTGAATTCCTCTTCATCCACTGGGTTAGGGTAAGTCATGATTTGAAGTGGTAAATCCTCATTTCCCTCACGCAGTGGAGGCTGCACATACTCGTAAGGATTCAAATGGAACCCCAGTCGCTCATAAAAGCCAATTCTCCGCTGTTCCATCTCACCTAATGGCGGTTCTACTTCCAAAAGCACAGGCTTGCCCGACTGACGGATATAGGTTTCCATCAGCTTTTTGCCAATGCCTCCACCTCTTATGGTTGGGTCCACTGCAATATGTTCTACAAAACGGAATCCAGGAAACTCCCAGCAGGCTATAAAAGCAATGATTTTCCCGTCAGCGTTCGCTTCGGTAATCAATCGATAATGTGGAACATCCAATAACTCCTGTTGTCCCGCATAGGTTCTGATCTCAGATGTGGGAAAAGAAGCTTCCATAATAGCGAATATTTCATCAAAATTTGTGTGATTCATAACATAAGTTCTCACTTTCTGGATTTATATTTACAAAGGTTATCTTAACCTTCTGAACCCTATTCTATCAAATTTAAGCATCAAGGTACTAGTACCTGGTACTAGGATAACATGCTATACTAAGCATAACAGCTATACACATCTTGTTAGATATAGGAGAGGTTCATATTGGATAATCAGCAGTGGATCGCACCTGAGTACTACAATCTCACTTCGGAAACGGAACGTCATGCTCCGGAAAAGATTGCACTTAAGTGGTTGAATGAACAAGGAGACTACGAGGAAATCACTTACGGGGAACTTCGCAAGCAAGCTAATCGACTTGCCGGGGGACTTGCAGCACTCGGTCTTCAGCAAGGGGACCGAGTGCTTGTTATGGTACCACGCCGAATTATCGCTTATGTCATCTATTTAGCTTCTCTGAAGCTAGGACTTGCCATTATCCCTTCTTCGGAAATGCTTCGCGCCAAGGATTTATCTTACCGTCTTCGGCATTCCGAAGCCAGAGCCGTTATTGCCTGGTCCGAGGTTACTGAGGAAGTTAATAAAATCTCGGATAATCTGCCTGCTCTAGATTACCGTCTTTCCGTATCAGGCAACATAGACGAAATCGGCAAAGGCTGGCTGGATTTAGAAAGCCTGATGATCGCTCAGCCGGATACCTTTACAGCAGTCGAAAGCCACCGCGACGATATGGCGATCTTGGCATATACCTCTGGAACAACCGGCAACCCTAAAGCAGTTGTTCATAGTCATGGCTGGGGTTATGCTCATTTGCGGATCACCTCGCCTCAATGGCTCGATATTAAAGAAACAGACACCGTCTGGGCAACAGCGGCACCGGGTTGGCAGAAGTGGATCTGGAGTCCCTTCTTAACCGTCCTTGGCAACGGGGCGACTGGTTTCGTATATAGTGGATCTTTTCATCCGAAGAAATATTTGCAGCTACTGCAAGATCACAACATTGAGGTATTATGCTGTACGCCAACTGAATATCGCTTGATGGCCAAATTAGAAGATCTCAGTCATTATGACTTGTCCCGCCTTCGCTGCGCAGTTTCCGCTGGAGAGCCTTTGAATCAGGAGGTCATCAACACCTTCCAACGTGAATTCAATATCACGATTCGTGATGGTTACGGTCAAACAGAAAGTACACTTATCATCGGAACACTCAAGGATACCCCTATTCGTATTGGCTCTATGGGTAAATCCATCGCTCCGGGCCTAGTTGAAGTGGTAGACGAGGATGGCATTCCGTTACCCGCTGGAGTCGTTGGAGATATCGCAGTGCACTTAAGTATGCCAGCGTTATTCCATACCTATTACAAAGACCCTGGGAGAAAAGAAAGCTGTACTCATGGTGAGTTCTTCGTAACTGGCGACCGGGCGCGGAAGGATGAGGAGGGTTATTTCTGGTTCGAGGGACGCGGAGATGACATCATTATTAGCTCGGGTTACACCATAGGTCCTTTCGAGGTAGAGGAAGCACTGATGAAGCATGCCTCAGTTAAGGAATGTGCGGTTGTAGCAAGTCCAGATGAGATCCGCGGCCATATCGTTAAAGCTTTTATTGTTCTGAAGGATGAGACTGCTGCTTCTCCTGAGCTTGTGAGAGAACTGCAATCCCATGTTAAAGAGTGGACAGCCCCTTATAAATATCCACGCAAAATCGAGTTCATTCAGGATCTTCCTAAGACAACCTCTGGTAAAATACGGAGAGTAGAGCTTCGTGACCAGGAGAACCGTGCTGCGCAGGAATAACATCGATAGGAACCGGAAGCTTTTGCTTGCTGATGCTTAAAAAAACAACAAGAGCAGCTAGTCCGCAATTGGACTGCTGCTCTTATTTATCATTACTCGGACCAATAATTTGCATCCGGGTTCAAAGCTGCGCCTACTTCGCCCTCTTTTACTAAATCGCAATCGAGGTAACCCTCTTCATCCAGGAAATAAACCTCCTGCTTGTAGAACTCACATAAAGTCTCTAGGAATTTCTCAGGTGATTCATACATTACAATCAGATCTCCAAAATCATGCAGTAGATCACAGACGCGTTCCACACCATCCGCAGATTTATAGTAACAAATGAAGTCACTGCCGTAATTCGTTAAGATCGGTAAGATAACGCCATCCACTTGATGGCCTTTTTCCTCCAATATTCCAGCTAAGATCTTCATCTCTGCTTCATATTCATCAATATGAATTAGACGATACCCTGGAATAAATTCGATCACACTTGGTTCTTCTTCCTCACTGCTTGTACCAGAAACTGTGCCATAAATAACTTTCAGCAGTTCAGGAGCTTC
This window of the Paenibacillus sp. FSL R10-2734 genome carries:
- a CDS encoding S-layer homology domain-containing protein, which codes for MNRLFKQAVSVTLAFVMVLGLTFTGMPAYAEDSNGEAGLLQLQTLEPVTILAGNSTWKYLDQGTDQGTAWRSVYDDSTWASGQAPLGYKDSGAGVSSKQFGALNTNISYGSNKSKKYPTSYFRTNVTVNMEEVLKSGEIEGNFAFDDGVVLYLNGTEIYREAMPTGDINFQTKSPSNLSNPNEYTKVDLTEVVKTNLKDGNNELSAEVHQSSDSSSDLYWAMSLTAYPAVEPVQPGVGKPDSIALTFNGNPQTSMGFNWYAPESVTGTKLEVVEASKVVDGQFPSGGAQSYEGTSVTTSVYMTKADKSAKKSVVLTSHKVIADHLQPGTEYAYRAGDGQADNWSNVGTFKTESSSNQAFKFLYTTDSQGTTEEDFDIWNHTLQEGLAKFPTSEFILNSGDLVDNGDIEEQWGWFFNKPKDILANIPLVPLVGNHESKTYNNYTTHFNLPNVSNTGAKPDGSVYSFDYGSAHFMVINTEYYGASSNLENNEIYNKQVQWLRSEAAKSDQKWKVVLLHKSPYSVASHTNDTDVLYYRANLTKVFDELGIDMVIGGHDHTFARSYQMYNNKPLTDIVPDTNGVVTDPKGTLYLITNAAGNKKYNVASGAFPFAAKYGQPGKEMFTGMTVTNDELSYEAYTTITGGSTDLYDKYSIQKSDVTVKPVQNAKAAVADGGKITLTWDAPTSGAPVSGYRIYEQNDLLSANWAVSVPTTEGQTSYSYSVENTDPNKIYQFVIKAVSDRTNSDATIVSTDSIKKVTVTFNGDPVSSKGFTWYTASKSTGSDLQVVENTGDTPDFAKSSEFKGRSAVSRNSKDELVHKAEASGLKADTKYYFRVGDKSLGLWSEVGTFETAAKTGAFTFIDLADTQAKTEDEAILSGETMAKALTTFPNAEFVAINGDIVDTGTNESQWNWLLGHSQETLLNTTIVPVAGNHEDKANAFYEHYNIKEAAGSPTETGAYYSYDYSNAHFVVLNTNENSDEFANFSEAQLNWMKADVKAAKAAGAKWIIVAMHKGPYTTSNHATDKDIMGANGERAKVAPMMAELGIDLVLQGHDHIYARTKPIKADGTAADTVKIKESFNGQTVEYTVNPDGTIYLIPATAGAKVYYKNMKPELGEAYYNLFEVANENTAAKYGADPSDATRPMRGQVQTFVGITVDAGKLTAVSYEIDQRVNDAKPYVLEEFGIVKESVVNPPEPTIEPTIEPTTEPTTTPTPAPSTTPTTGPTAAPTTKPTASPTPTVAPTATPAPTTAPSPTVSPVIKPSLTDTSSHWAAAVIEKALAAGFVSGYPDDTFRPNQKVNRVEFITMLARALQLPDNGDKSSFKDSAKIPAWAKSFVAQAVSLQIISGYDDGTFRPTQELTRTELAVMVVRALGITVDPKATLTFNDAKEVPAWAVPYIAAAAKSGLVNGVGQNQFAPNQKATRAEAVTIILALLEKGQK
- a CDS encoding DUF4023 domain-containing protein — translated: MDDTHAFVEKVHDTQKKAEKNKEHHGKGTPSQKLPNKQHSK
- a CDS encoding GNAT family N-acetyltransferase — encoded protein: MNHTNFDEIFAIMEASFPTSEIRTYAGQQELLDVPHYRLITEANADGKIIAFIACWEFPGFRFVEHIAVDPTIRGGGIGKKLMETYIRQSGKPVLLEVEPPLGEMEQRRIGFYERLGFHLNPYEYVQPPLREGNEDLPLQIMTYPNPVDEEEFNLYREILYTEVYKVTLPYQR
- a CDS encoding AMP-binding protein, which gives rise to MLDNQQWIAPEYYNLTSETERHAPEKIALKWLNEQGDYEEITYGELRKQANRLAGGLAALGLQQGDRVLVMVPRRIIAYVIYLASLKLGLAIIPSSEMLRAKDLSYRLRHSEARAVIAWSEVTEEVNKISDNLPALDYRLSVSGNIDEIGKGWLDLESLMIAQPDTFTAVESHRDDMAILAYTSGTTGNPKAVVHSHGWGYAHLRITSPQWLDIKETDTVWATAAPGWQKWIWSPFLTVLGNGATGFVYSGSFHPKKYLQLLQDHNIEVLCCTPTEYRLMAKLEDLSHYDLSRLRCAVSAGEPLNQEVINTFQREFNITIRDGYGQTESTLIIGTLKDTPIRIGSMGKSIAPGLVEVVDEDGIPLPAGVVGDIAVHLSMPALFHTYYKDPGRKESCTHGEFFVTGDRARKDEEGYFWFEGRGDDIIISSGYTIGPFEVEEALMKHASVKECAVVASPDEIRGHIVKAFIVLKDETAASPELVRELQSHVKEWTAPYKYPRKIEFIQDLPKTTSGKIRRVELRDQENRAAQE